GGGCGGTGGTCCAGGCGCTCGCCCCGGAGTCCCAGGCCTCGGCGAGCGGGACCAGGTGGTCGATGTCGAGGTCGGAGGCGGCGGTCCAGGTGGCGCCGTCGTAGGGGGAGTACCAGCTGCCGCTGGTGGCGGTGCAGGCGGAGTTGGTGACGACGTTCGTACCGTCCCGCTTGAGGATGTACTCACGCGTGTTGCACGTGCCGCTGATGGTGATCCAGGTGGGGAAGAGGTCGCGGTCGTAGCCGGTGCGGTTCTCGGCCTTGACGGTGAGCGAGGCGAGATAGGTGCGGGCGGTGGCCCCGCTGACCGGGGTGGGGAGGGCGGCGGAGGCGGTCGGGGAGTTGAAAAGCCCGACCGAGGCTATGAGGCCGGTGAGGGCGG
This Streptomyces sp. NBC_00377 DNA region includes the following protein-coding sequences:
- a CDS encoding HNH endonuclease family protein; this translates as MSKFYARGRLSILAALTGLIASVGLFNSPTASAALPTPVSGATARTYLASLTVKAENRTGYDRDLFPTWITISGTCNTREYILKRDGTNVVTNSACTATSGSWYSPYDGATWTAASDLDIDHLVPLAEAWDSGASAWTTAQRQGFANDVTRPQLIAVTDNVNQSKSDQDPAEWMPSVTSYRCTYVRAWVQVKYYYGLSVDSAEKSALTSYLAGC